The Thermococcus celericrescens genomic interval TGAGAAGAACACCCTTACCTCGTGCTCGTCGTAGAGCGTCTTTAAGTCCTCGGCCCAGTCCACTTTCCTGTGAATCTCATCAATGAAAACATTTCTGTATCCCATCTCCGCGAGGGAGTTCACAACCTCGTAGAGGGAGAAAGGCTTTATGAGGGTCGAATCGGCTGAGAAGTAAACGCTCCTTTCGGTTTCATTTGCCAGCTGGAGCAGAAGGACTGTCTTACCGACACCACGAACGCCCCTAACGCCAACGTAATACTCCTCATCAACAGCTTTAAGCTCGTCGAAGAGAAAGCGCTTTTTTGGGAACTTCCTCGCCCAAGCCATTACCCTCCTGCTCGTGGTGATGAGTGAAGTGAGTATCCTCTCGTCCATGTTTTGAAGTTGGATTCTTTATTTATAACTCTTGTCCTCACGCAGGGACGATATGCGTGCATATTGTTCATGAGAAAGGACGAAATGTGAAGCGGGCCGGTCAAAGCAAAAACTCCTGAGACTGGTTCAGCGGGGTGAGGTCGATAAGATAAAAGAGCTCGCTAGGTGAGGTTGTATAGGAACTCCGGAACCTTCGAGCCCTCTAAAACCTCAACGTTCCTCGGATAGCGCCCCCTTTTCTTTCCGGACTTGACCTCGACCCTCAGGTTTCCGGCTATTGCATCAATCTCGTAGGAGTTGCGGTAGTAAAACACCTCTCCGAACTTTCTGTACAGGTGCTCCTGAACGAGCCACTCGTAGAGCACCGCCCTGTCGATTTTTCTCCTTGTCCACAGCTCTATGGCCCTTACGATGAGGGGATCGCGGAGGATTAGCTTCCGCTCCTTCCTCGGGTAGACCTTTCCGTCACCGCCGAGGTAGAGAACCTGCAGGAGGATGTGAAAGGCTTCAAAAAGCTCAACGTAATCCCTTGCGGTGTGGGGCGAAACGCCAACGGCCTTTGCTATCGCGTTGAATGAGGTGGGCGATGGGGCCTTATCGAGCACCGCACCCACGATGTCCCTTGCAAGATCACTGGAGCGGTCGAGGGCCTTCAAGTCTGCCTTCAGAAAGCCCACGAGTTCCTCAACCTTCAGGGTGCCGTTCAGGTAAGCGAGGTATCCCCCTGTCTCAAGGTAGTTCTCAAAGACTTCTGCTCCCTTTGACGGAAAGAACTCGTTGTAGAAAAGGCTGTAATAGTCGTGAAAACTCAGTGGCATGACCTCAATCGTTTTTCCGTTTCCCATCCTACCGCCGAACGTCTCAAAGTGTCGGCCTACAGTCAGGGAAATTGAGCCCGTCACGGTAACGACGTCGTTCCTCAACTCGCCCCGGTCTATGAGGAACTTCAGGGCACGCCACCAGTCGTCCACGAGGCTGACCTCGTCGAGGAATATGAAGGCCTCATTAACACCCTTTCGTCTCTTTAGCCTTAGATAGTCGTTCAGAACCTCCAAAAGCTCTCTGTGGTCCTCAAGCACGTCACAGCTGAAGTAAAAGACTGCGTAAGGAGTCTCGACTTTTTTGAGGAGCTCTTTGATGAGGAGCTTTATTCCAAGGGTTTTCCCGACTCTTCTCGGACCAACGACGAAGTTGAGCGAAAATGGGCTCAGCGAGAGTTCATCAAGCCATTTCGGCCTAATCCTATAGGTGAGTTTTTCAAAGAGCTCCCAGTCCCTGTCGGGCTCGCCGAACCACCACGGATTTTGTAACTCAAGCATGTGCAGTTTTAGTGCAAAGATATTTATAAAGATTTTGCACTCGTACTGCAAAGGTATTTAAAAAGGAGTTTGCAGGGACGGTGCAAATTATTAAGGCCAAGCTAACACTATCCTTTCATCACCTTCCACACCAGCAGCGGGAAGACGAGCGTCGCATCTGCCCAGATTTCGACGTAATCAGCCTTAGCCCTTATCTTGCCCCAACTGACACCTTCGCTCGGCGGTGCACCGCTCAGCGAGCCGTCCCAGGGAATCGCTGTCGTCACGTAAATCGCGTAGTCCGTTCCGCCCCTGAAGAGGTTGGCGTTGATTATCGCGTGCTTTGGCAACGAGCCTCCGAGGATTATTGAGGCCGTCTCCTTGGCGGTAACGGCGAGGTTGTTGAGCTTGACTATGTCGTTGGCTATGTCTATGACCAGCTCCCTGTCCCCGCGCTCCTCCTTGAAGAAATAGAGCATGTCGCCGATTGAGCCGTCGGTAATGGCCGGACAGAAAATCGGGATGTTCCTCTTGTAGGCCCAGTAAATAACCGAGCGCTCCTTCTCCTTCCCGAGCTTCTCGTCCATGTAGCGGCCCATCTCGTAGATGAACTCGCTCGCGGTTAAGGGCTTTCCGCGCTCCTTTTCCATCTCAAGAACGCGCTCGAAGAAGGGAATCATGTACTTCTCGAACTCGATGTAGCGGTCGTTGGGCACGAAGATGTTGCCTATCCTGTTTATGCCCTTCTCGCGCATCAGGGCGTCGTTCACGTGCCAGTCACCGAGGATGAATGGCTTCAGGGCCTTTATGAAGTCCTCCTCGATTCCGCCGGCGGTCGTGACGATGACGTCTACTTTACCTTCCTTGACGAGCCACGCAACCAGCTCGCGCAGGCCGGAGGAGATTATGTTGGAGGTGTAGCCGAGGAAAACTCTAACCTCCTCGCCGCTGGCACGCTTCTCCTCTACCTTCCGCCAGATCTCTATCGCCCTTCCGAGGTGCGTCGCCTGGAAGCCTATGCGCTCGTAGTAGTCGAGGACTTCCTCAAGGTTCCCGACTTCGTCGGGCCACGGCCCCTCGATTGGAAGGCCCTCGACCTCCTGGCTCTCCTTAAGCACTATATCCTTCGGCTCGGTCATGGTTGGCACTTCGAAGGTGGACGTATAAAGTTTTGGGAAAGCGTTTTATTCTCCAGCCCCAACTCTCCCACATGCCGGTGAAGATAAATCTGGACGGCCTAGGGGTCATCGTCACGGCATCATCGCGCGGTATAGGCTTCAACGTTGCAAGGGAACTGCTGAAGAGGAACGCGAGGGTTGTTATAAGCTCCAGGAGCGAGGAGAACCTGAAGAAGGCCCTGAATGAGCTTTCGAGCTACGGTGAGGTTTATTCCGTTAGGGTCAACCTCTTCGACCAGCGCGATCTGGAGAACCTCGTCAAGGAGGGATGGGAGCTCCTCGGTGGAATCGACGCCCTCGTCTGGAACGCCGGCAACGTCCGCTGTGAACCCTGCCTCCTCCACGAGGCGACCTATATAGATTGGATCGAGGCTTCTGCCCTTCACACGGTCGCTCCCGGTTACCTAACGACCCTCCTTGCTCAGGCGTGGCTTGAGAAGAAACGCCGGGGTGTTCTCGTTTACCTCAACTCGGTCTCGATAAAGGAGCCGATGCCACCGCTGGCTCTGGCAGATGTAACGCGGGCAGGTCTGGTTCAGCTCGCCAGGAGCGTTTCGAGAACATACGGAAAGCGCGGGATAAGGGCCTACAGCGTTCTGCTCGGAAGCTTCGATACACCCGGTGCACGGGAGAACCTCAAAGCCGTCGCCGAGGCGAAGGGAGAACCCTTTGAGGAGACCTGGGAGAGGGAAGTGCTCGGCAGAACGCCCCTCCACAGGACTGGGAGGTGGGAAGAACTCGGCTCGCTCATCGCGTTCCTCCTGAGCGATGAGGCGGAGTACATGCTCGGCTCCACCGTCATCATAGACGGCGCGATGACGAGGGGGATAGACATTTAAGCCCACCCTTCCTTCTCACACCCATGAAGGAGGACTACTTCACCGAGGAATTCATAGCCGAGATGAGGGAGAGGTATTTCAGGCCTAGGAAGTGGGAGAAGGTTAGGCCGTTCCGGAATGCGGCCGTTCTCGCGATAGACCTTCAGGCGTACTTCCTCAGGCCGGAGAGCAGGGCGTTCCTGCCTTCCGCGCCGCGCTTCGTTCCCAGGCTTGTGGAGTTTTACAGAGAGGCGGAGAGGCTCGGCGTTCCGATAATTTTCACCCGCCATTTCCATCGGGACGACATAATGACCCGCTGGTGGGGCGGCAATATGCCAAGAGACGACCCGCTGAATGGGCTCCTCGACGAGTTTCGGTCCTTTGCAGAGACGGTAATCGAGAAGAGAACCTACGACGCCTTCCACGGAACTGAACTTGAAGGCATTCTGAGAAAACTCCACGTAGAAACCGTAGTCATCACCGGCGTCATGACGCACCTCTGCTGTGAGACCACCGCCAGAGAGGCCTTCGTGCGGGGCTTCAACGTGGTCTTTCCGGTCGATGGGACACTGACTCAAAACAGGTTTTTCCACGAAGCTACGCTTAGAAACCTCTCTCACGGCTTCGCGGTTACGTCGCTCTTAGGGGAGGTGCTGGAATGGCTCTCGTCGGGATAATCGGGGCCGGCATAGGGGGCATAGCGACGGCGGTGCAGCTGGCGCGCTACGGGATAGAGAGCGTGATTTTCGAGCGCGACCGGATAGGTGGGCTGATAAGGAACGCCTACTCCGTCGAGAACACGATGTTCTTCCCGGACGGAATAAATGGAGAGAAAGTTGTTGAACTCCTTGAGGAATACGTGAGAAAGTATGGCTTGAAAATCATCTACGAGGAGGTCATGGCCGTTAAAAAGGTCGGCGGACTCTTTGAAGTCGAAACCGCGAGCGGGGTTCACCAC includes:
- a CDS encoding ATP-binding protein, which codes for MLELQNPWWFGEPDRDWELFEKLTYRIRPKWLDELSLSPFSLNFVVGPRRVGKTLGIKLLIKELLKKVETPYAVFYFSCDVLEDHRELLEVLNDYLRLKRRKGVNEAFIFLDEVSLVDDWWRALKFLIDRGELRNDVVTVTGSISLTVGRHFETFGGRMGNGKTIEVMPLSFHDYYSLFYNEFFPSKGAEVFENYLETGGYLAYLNGTLKVEELVGFLKADLKALDRSSDLARDIVGAVLDKAPSPTSFNAIAKAVGVSPHTARDYVELFEAFHILLQVLYLGGDGKVYPRKERKLILRDPLIVRAIELWTRRKIDRAVLYEWLVQEHLYRKFGEVFYYRNSYEIDAIAGNLRVEVKSGKKRGRYPRNVEVLEGSKVPEFLYNLT
- a CDS encoding deoxyhypusine synthase, which produces MTEPKDIVLKESQEVEGLPIEGPWPDEVGNLEEVLDYYERIGFQATHLGRAIEIWRKVEEKRASGEEVRVFLGYTSNIISSGLRELVAWLVKEGKVDVIVTTAGGIEEDFIKALKPFILGDWHVNDALMREKGINRIGNIFVPNDRYIEFEKYMIPFFERVLEMEKERGKPLTASEFIYEMGRYMDEKLGKEKERSVIYWAYKRNIPIFCPAITDGSIGDMLYFFKEERGDRELVIDIANDIVKLNNLAVTAKETASIILGGSLPKHAIINANLFRGGTDYAIYVTTAIPWDGSLSGAPPSEGVSWGKIRAKADYVEIWADATLVFPLLVWKVMKG
- a CDS encoding SDR family oxidoreductase, encoding MPVKINLDGLGVIVTASSRGIGFNVARELLKRNARVVISSRSEENLKKALNELSSYGEVYSVRVNLFDQRDLENLVKEGWELLGGIDALVWNAGNVRCEPCLLHEATYIDWIEASALHTVAPGYLTTLLAQAWLEKKRRGVLVYLNSVSIKEPMPPLALADVTRAGLVQLARSVSRTYGKRGIRAYSVLLGSFDTPGARENLKAVAEAKGEPFEETWEREVLGRTPLHRTGRWEELGSLIAFLLSDEAEYMLGSTVIIDGAMTRGIDI
- a CDS encoding isochorismatase family protein; its protein translation is MKEDYFTEEFIAEMRERYFRPRKWEKVRPFRNAAVLAIDLQAYFLRPESRAFLPSAPRFVPRLVEFYREAERLGVPIIFTRHFHRDDIMTRWWGGNMPRDDPLNGLLDEFRSFAETVIEKRTYDAFHGTELEGILRKLHVETVVITGVMTHLCCETTAREAFVRGFNVVFPVDGTLTQNRFFHEATLRNLSHGFAVTSLLGEVLEWLSSG